A single Chryseobacterium sp. DNA region contains:
- a CDS encoding alpha/beta hydrolase, whose translation MNPVEKGYKNVHGIQMYYEMYGSGKPLVLIHGGGSSILFDFKEVIARLGDQFQLIGIDLQNHGKSGHRYIPETFEQDADDVAALLEEIGIHKASFWGFSNGGSTVMQIAHRHPEMVEKLVVASAFYKRDGMIEGFFESMNEATLESMPEPLKINFLSLNPDFSKLENMFDKDSKRMQTFEDWDDGVLTAIKSPALFISGDKDVMKPEHTAAMWRLVKDSQLMILPGVHGAYMMADFGGNVAVNLIDFTVREVEKFLNH comes from the coding sequence ATGAATCCTGTAGAAAAAGGGTACAAAAATGTCCACGGAATTCAGATGTACTATGAAATGTACGGTTCCGGAAAACCATTGGTCCTGATTCACGGTGGAGGATCTTCCATACTATTTGATTTTAAAGAGGTTATTGCCAGATTGGGAGATCAGTTTCAGCTGATTGGAATTGATTTACAAAATCATGGGAAAAGCGGACATCGCTATATCCCTGAAACATTTGAACAGGATGCTGATGATGTGGCTGCTCTTTTAGAAGAAATAGGTATTCATAAAGCTTCATTCTGGGGATTCAGTAATGGAGGAAGTACAGTGATGCAGATTGCCCACCGGCATCCGGAAATGGTAGAAAAACTGGTCGTTGCCTCTGCATTTTATAAACGCGACGGGATGATAGAAGGTTTTTTTGAATCAATGAACGAAGCTACGCTTGAATCAATGCCTGAACCATTAAAGATTAATTTTTTAAGCTTAAATCCTGATTTTTCAAAGCTTGAAAACATGTTTGATAAAGACAGTAAAAGGATGCAGACCTTTGAAGATTGGGATGATGGCGTATTAACCGCTATAAAATCACCGGCATTATTCATCAGTGGAGACAAAGATGTTATGAAACCGGAGCATACGGCAGCGATGTGGCGATTGGTGAAAGACTCACAGTTAATGATTCTTCCCGGTGTTCATGGAGCTTATATGATGGCTGATTTTGGAGGAAACGTAGCGGTCAACTTAATAGACTTTACCGTAAGAGAAGTAGAGAAATTCTTAAATCATTAA
- a CDS encoding MBL fold metallo-hydrolase, whose protein sequence is MNRRELLKSGLLAGTLSLVPFSNAFAEIKTNGEKAGDDDLSGFKNIKLGELELFILTDGYIHETDLSSFAPRGNVSQLKAILKDNFRPDDYIDMAINIMLVKTKNKLILLDAGMGIFADERTGFLLKSLQKAGFQAKDITDVFISHAHPDHIGGVVDKQNNLVFPNAAVFISKMEYDFWMRASLKDFNNSALKAKPEALRQIVPALQNILKTIQPKLQFYDLDNTLYDHFNFQLAPGHTPGLTVTTISSGNEKLVYIGDLIHSDVILFPHPDWGFSGDTDLDIATASRKKLLQQLTDTKTRAFASHLSWPGLGFTKKKAAAFEWIPEVFMN, encoded by the coding sequence ATGAATAGAAGAGAACTTTTAAAGAGCGGTTTGCTGGCGGGAACCTTGAGTTTGGTCCCTTTTTCCAATGCCTTTGCGGAAATCAAAACGAACGGGGAAAAAGCAGGAGATGATGACTTATCCGGCTTTAAAAACATAAAATTGGGAGAGCTGGAATTGTTTATCCTTACGGATGGCTATATTCATGAAACCGACCTCAGCTCATTTGCCCCAAGAGGCAATGTATCTCAATTGAAAGCAATTCTTAAAGATAACTTCCGGCCTGATGATTATATCGACATGGCAATAAATATCATGTTGGTGAAAACCAAAAATAAACTGATTTTATTAGATGCCGGAATGGGGATTTTTGCTGACGAAAGGACCGGGTTTTTGCTAAAAAGCCTTCAAAAGGCCGGATTTCAGGCAAAAGACATTACTGATGTTTTTATCTCTCATGCCCATCCGGATCACATCGGAGGAGTAGTGGATAAACAGAATAATCTTGTTTTTCCTAATGCAGCAGTTTTTATTTCAAAGATGGAATATGATTTCTGGATGAGAGCTTCCCTTAAAGATTTTAACAATAGTGCTTTGAAAGCCAAACCCGAAGCACTCCGTCAGATTGTTCCGGCACTTCAAAATATATTGAAAACCATTCAGCCCAAATTGCAATTTTATGATCTGGACAATACATTGTATGATCATTTCAATTTTCAGCTGGCCCCGGGGCATACCCCTGGTTTAACGGTAACCACAATTTCTTCAGGAAATGAAAAGCTAGTATATATTGGAGATTTGATTCATTCTGATGTCATTCTTTTCCCACATCCTGACTGGGGATTCTCAGGCGATACAGATCTGGATATCGCTACCGCTTCAAGAAAAAAACTCCTTCAACAATTAACAGATACTAAAACCAGAGCGTTTGCTTCTCATTTATCGTGGCCGGGATTAGGCTTTACAAAGAAAAAAGCGGCCGCATTTGAATGGATTCCGGAAGTTTTTATGAATTAG
- the tpx gene encoding thiol peroxidase has translation MSTITLKGNEVHTIGTLPSVGTTVKDFALVDSGLNVKTLETFEGKKKVFNIFPSIDTPTCAASSRKFNEEASKLDNTVIINISKDLPFALGRFCAAEGLNNVETLSDFRSSFGDDYEVTITDSPLKGLLSRAVIVTDEDNKVLYTEQVSEIADEPNYEAALAALNK, from the coding sequence ATGTCAACGATTACTTTAAAAGGGAACGAAGTACACACAATAGGAACATTACCGTCAGTAGGAACTACCGTTAAAGATTTTGCTTTGGTAGATTCAGGATTAAATGTAAAAACACTTGAAACTTTCGAAGGAAAGAAAAAAGTATTCAATATTTTCCCTAGTATTGATACCCCAACTTGTGCTGCATCCAGCAGAAAATTCAATGAGGAGGCTTCAAAACTAGACAATACCGTCATTATTAATATTTCAAAAGACCTTCCTTTTGCATTGGGTAGATTCTGCGCTGCAGAAGGGTTAAATAATGTAGAAACCCTTTCTGATTTCAGAAGCAGCTTTGGTGATGATTATGAAGTGACGATTACGGATTCCCCATTAAAAGGACTTTTAAGCCGTGCAGTAATTGTTACCGATGAAGACAACAAAGTGCTCTATACGGAACAGGTTTCTGAAATTGCAGATGAGCCTAATTACGAAGCAGCACTTGCAGCATTGAATAAATAA
- a CDS encoding NADP-dependent isocitrate dehydrogenase, with protein MSEKSKIYYTLTDEAPMLATHSFLPIVKAFTKSANIEIAVPDISLAGRILANFPEFLKDDQKISDALAELGQLATQPDANIIKLPNISASVPQLDAAIAELQAKGFAIPNYPAEPKNDEEKAIKAKYAKVLGSAVNPVLREGNSDRRAPKAVKNYAKANPHRMGDWASDSKTDVAHMNNGDFYGTENSTTLENATKYRIVFKGNDGSESVLKDFAGLQAGEVIDSSVMNLNALKVFVQEAIEEAKKRNVLLSAHLKATMMKISDPIIFGAIVETFFKDVFTKYAETFKSLDINPNNGLADLFDKIKGNAQEADIKADIEKALAEGPRVAMVNSDKGITNFHVPSDIIVDASMAALVRGGGKMWNKDGNEEDTVCMIPDRSYAGFYQSVIDDMKAHGKLDPTTMGSVPNVGLMAQKAEEYGSHDKTFQLSADGTVEVQDEAGNVLLSQKVEKDDIFRMCQTKDAPIQDWVKLAVNRSRLSDTPAIFWLDKGRAHDREIIKKVEKYLQDHDTAGLDIKILDVKDAMTETLKRAREGKDTISVSGNVLRDYLTDLFPILELGTSAKMLSIVPLMNGGGLFETGAGGSAPKHIEQFLEEGYLRWDSLGEFLALQASLEHLAQTQGNTKSQVLADALDEANAKFLATDKSPARKVGQIDNRGSHFYLAMYWAEALANQTADAELAAQFAPVAQIMQENEAVINQELIAAQGKPQNIDGYYKTDTYKTYAAMRPSTVLNEIIDGI; from the coding sequence ATGTCAGAAAAATCAAAAATCTATTACACACTTACTGATGAAGCTCCAATGCTGGCTACACACTCGTTTTTACCTATTGTAAAAGCATTTACAAAATCAGCAAATATCGAGATCGCAGTTCCGGATATTTCTTTGGCAGGAAGAATTTTAGCTAACTTTCCTGAGTTCTTAAAAGATGACCAAAAAATCAGCGATGCTTTGGCTGAATTAGGACAACTGGCGACCCAACCTGATGCAAACATTATCAAATTACCTAATATTTCAGCATCTGTACCTCAGCTGGACGCAGCTATTGCTGAATTACAGGCTAAAGGTTTTGCCATTCCCAATTATCCTGCAGAACCTAAAAATGATGAAGAGAAAGCCATCAAAGCTAAATATGCAAAAGTTTTAGGAAGTGCTGTAAACCCTGTATTGAGAGAAGGAAACTCTGACAGACGTGCTCCAAAAGCTGTTAAAAATTATGCAAAGGCCAACCCCCACAGAATGGGAGACTGGGCTTCTGACAGCAAAACTGACGTAGCTCACATGAACAATGGTGATTTCTACGGAACAGAAAATTCTACAACGTTAGAAAACGCTACAAAATACAGAATCGTATTCAAAGGAAATGACGGTTCCGAATCGGTATTGAAAGACTTCGCCGGTCTTCAGGCCGGAGAGGTAATCGATTCTTCTGTAATGAACCTAAATGCATTGAAAGTATTTGTTCAGGAAGCGATCGAGGAAGCTAAGAAAAGAAATGTACTTCTTTCAGCTCACCTTAAAGCGACCATGATGAAAATCTCTGACCCTATCATTTTCGGGGCTATTGTAGAAACTTTCTTCAAAGATGTGTTCACTAAATATGCAGAGACTTTTAAATCTTTAGATATCAACCCTAATAACGGATTAGCTGATCTTTTCGATAAAATCAAAGGAAATGCACAGGAGGCCGACATCAAAGCTGATATTGAAAAAGCTCTTGCTGAAGGACCAAGAGTGGCAATGGTAAATTCTGACAAAGGAATTACCAACTTCCACGTCCCTTCAGACATCATCGTTGATGCCTCTATGGCTGCCCTTGTAAGAGGCGGAGGTAAGATGTGGAACAAAGACGGTAATGAAGAAGATACTGTCTGCATGATTCCGGACCGTTCTTATGCCGGTTTCTACCAGTCTGTAATTGATGATATGAAAGCCCATGGAAAACTGGACCCTACAACAATGGGATCTGTTCCAAACGTAGGTTTAATGGCTCAGAAAGCTGAAGAATATGGTTCCCATGATAAAACTTTCCAATTGTCTGCTGACGGAACTGTAGAGGTTCAGGATGAAGCTGGTAACGTTCTTCTTTCTCAAAAAGTAGAAAAAGATGATATCTTCAGAATGTGCCAGACTAAAGATGCTCCTATCCAGGATTGGGTAAAATTGGCCGTAAACAGATCAAGACTTTCTGATACTCCTGCTATTTTCTGGTTAGACAAAGGAAGAGCACATGACAGAGAGATCATCAAAAAAGTAGAAAAATACCTTCAGGATCATGATACTGCAGGTCTTGATATCAAAATCCTTGATGTAAAAGATGCAATGACTGAAACACTAAAAAGAGCAAGAGAAGGTAAAGATACAATCTCTGTTTCAGGAAATGTATTGAGAGATTACTTAACTGACCTTTTCCCAATCCTTGAGCTTGGAACGTCTGCAAAAATGCTTTCTATTGTTCCACTGATGAACGGAGGTGGTTTGTTCGAAACAGGAGCGGGAGGTTCTGCTCCTAAACACATTGAGCAATTCTTGGAAGAAGGATATTTAAGATGGGATTCTTTAGGGGAATTCTTAGCTTTACAAGCTTCTTTAGAGCACTTGGCACAAACTCAGGGCAATACAAAATCTCAGGTATTGGCAGATGCATTGGATGAAGCCAATGCTAAGTTCTTAGCAACCGATAAATCCCCTGCAAGAAAAGTAGGACAAATCGACAACAGAGGTTCTCACTTCTATTTAGCGATGTACTGGGCAGAAGCTTTGGCTAACCAAACTGCAGATGCTGAATTGGCCGCTCAATTTGCTCCGGTTGCGCAGATAATGCAGGAAAATGAGGCTGTAATTAATCAAGAACTGATAGCAGCTCAGGGTAAGCCGCAAAACATTGACGGGTACTACAAAACTGATACTTACAAAACGTATGCAGCAATGAGACCAAGCACCGTTTTAAACGAAATTATTGACGGAATCTAA
- a CDS encoding DUF763 domain-containing protein, which yields MKRSGTADLPLHYGKVPPWLYERMSVLGLSIIEVILMDYGKDEVLRRLADPFWFQSFGAVMGMDWHSSGITTSVMGALKRSINPNSRSLGLYICGGKGKLSRETPSELIRIADQTGLNGTELVRASKLSAKVDNTAIQDGYQLYLHNFILSDNGNWSVIQQGMHESDGTARRYHWHSENITSFVEQPHTGINGISRGKILNLTDAEASGNRKGILDISHTDSVDVMKDFSRLILPAHHDVRASDVDLKRLGALLYVTREQQPQNFEDLLMLEGVGPRTMQSLALVSEVIHGAPSRFTDPARFSFAHGGKDGHPFPVPTHTYDESISILRRGIEKSKLGNADKVNTLHKLHQIVTTAEKDFTPDFDIQQVIEEERHNSWRFGGKTVFGDAEKPNKPIQLSLF from the coding sequence ATGAAACGTTCAGGAACCGCAGATTTACCGCTTCACTATGGCAAAGTGCCGCCTTGGCTGTATGAGCGTATGTCTGTTCTCGGGCTTTCCATTATTGAAGTTATCCTGATGGATTACGGTAAAGATGAAGTTCTCCGCAGATTGGCAGATCCGTTTTGGTTTCAGAGTTTTGGAGCTGTCATGGGAATGGACTGGCATTCTTCAGGGATTACCACTTCCGTTATGGGCGCTTTGAAACGTTCCATTAATCCCAATTCCCGGTCATTAGGTCTTTACATTTGCGGGGGTAAAGGCAAATTGTCCAGAGAAACCCCTTCAGAGCTGATCCGTATTGCTGATCAGACAGGGTTAAACGGAACCGAGCTTGTGAGAGCCAGTAAACTCTCTGCTAAGGTCGACAATACAGCCATTCAGGATGGCTATCAGTTATACCTGCATAATTTTATCCTGTCTGATAACGGAAACTGGAGCGTTATTCAGCAGGGTATGCATGAATCGGACGGTACGGCAAGACGTTACCACTGGCATTCAGAAAATATAACCTCTTTTGTAGAACAGCCACACACGGGTATTAACGGTATTTCAAGAGGGAAGATCCTTAATTTGACAGATGCTGAAGCTTCGGGAAACAGAAAAGGAATTCTGGATATTTCCCACACAGACTCTGTGGATGTAATGAAAGATTTTTCAAGATTAATTCTTCCTGCACATCACGATGTACGGGCTTCTGATGTTGATCTAAAACGTTTGGGAGCTCTATTGTACGTTACCCGTGAGCAGCAGCCTCAGAATTTTGAGGATTTGCTGATGCTGGAAGGAGTAGGTCCCCGGACGATGCAGTCACTGGCACTGGTTAGCGAGGTTATTCACGGAGCGCCGTCACGGTTTACAGATCCCGCAAGATTTTCTTTTGCCCATGGAGGTAAAGACGGGCATCCCTTTCCGGTTCCCACCCATACCTATGACGAAAGCATCAGTATTCTCCGGAGAGGAATAGAAAAATCCAAACTCGGAAACGCTGATAAGGTGAATACTTTACATAAACTTCACCAGATTGTTACTACAGCTGAAAAAGATTTTACTCCTGATTTTGATATTCAGCAGGTCATTGAAGAAGAACGACACAATTCCTGGCGGTTTGGTGGTAAAACCGTTTTCGGTGATGCTGAAAAACCCAATAAACCTATTCAGCTATCTTTGTTTTAG
- a CDS encoding aldo/keto reductase, which yields MKFRKLGNTGEQLSAVGLGCMGMSFAYGPADEQESINTLHRALDLGVNFWDTADMYANGENEKLISKVLVPNRDKIFIATKFGFRFKDGHASHSGAPGTYFDGSPEWIRKAVDLSLQRLKIDTIDLYYAHRVDPNVPVEETVGAMAELVKAGKVKYIGLSEASAESIRKANKIHPITALQSEYSILTKDVEKEILPTIRELGITLVPYSPLARGLFANIHEAQNFGDDDFRKSLPRYQQEYMENNIRLANEINDFAASKGVKGTQLALAWVLNQGEDIIPIPGTKRIRYLEENIAAANIELSPSDLETIDAILKKYPNVGERYSEGSMKLVNN from the coding sequence ATGAAATTTAGAAAATTAGGAAACACAGGAGAGCAGCTTTCTGCTGTAGGTTTAGGATGTATGGGAATGAGCTTTGCTTATGGTCCTGCAGATGAGCAGGAAAGTATCAATACATTACACAGGGCATTAGATCTGGGAGTTAATTTTTGGGATACGGCAGATATGTATGCCAACGGAGAAAATGAAAAACTTATTTCTAAAGTCCTGGTTCCGAACAGGGATAAGATTTTCATAGCCACGAAATTTGGATTCAGATTTAAAGATGGCCATGCCAGCCACAGCGGGGCCCCGGGAACTTATTTTGACGGCTCGCCGGAATGGATCAGAAAGGCCGTAGACTTAAGCCTTCAACGATTAAAAATAGATACCATTGATTTGTATTATGCGCACAGAGTTGATCCCAATGTGCCGGTTGAAGAAACTGTGGGAGCCATGGCAGAACTGGTAAAAGCCGGGAAAGTAAAATATATAGGGCTTTCGGAAGCTTCCGCTGAATCGATCAGAAAAGCCAATAAGATTCACCCCATTACAGCTTTACAGTCAGAATACTCAATCCTTACCAAAGATGTGGAAAAAGAGATTCTTCCCACGATCAGAGAACTTGGAATTACACTGGTTCCTTATTCTCCTTTAGCCAGAGGTCTTTTTGCCAACATCCATGAAGCACAGAACTTTGGTGATGATGACTTCAGAAAATCATTACCACGCTACCAGCAGGAATATATGGAGAACAATATCAGACTGGCCAATGAAATTAATGATTTCGCCGCATCAAAAGGAGTGAAGGGTACTCAGCTGGCTTTAGCCTGGGTGTTGAATCAGGGGGAAGATATCATCCCGATTCCGGGTACCAAAAGAATCAGATACCTTGAAGAAAATATTGCAGCAGCCAATATAGAACTTTCTCCGTCGGATCTGGAAACCATTGATGCGATCCTCAAAAAATACCCCAATGTAGGAGAAAGATACAGTGAAGGATCTATGAAACTAGTCAACAACTAA
- a CDS encoding VOC family protein, with protein sequence MVKRIVANIKTDDPSKASRFYHDILELDVLMDHGWIQTLGSNGQATVQISFAQQGGNDTEVPDLSIEVDHVDAVYHAMKNAGFEIVYDLTHEDWGVRRFFVKDPFGKLINILSHQ encoded by the coding sequence ATGGTAAAAAGAATCGTAGCCAATATAAAAACTGATGATCCTTCCAAAGCCAGTCGCTTCTATCATGATATATTAGAGCTTGATGTTTTAATGGATCATGGCTGGATCCAAACGCTTGGAAGTAACGGGCAGGCAACCGTACAGATCAGCTTTGCCCAACAGGGAGGAAATGATACCGAAGTTCCTGATCTTTCCATTGAAGTGGATCATGTGGATGCAGTCTATCATGCAATGAAAAATGCAGGCTTTGAAATCGTGTACGATCTTACCCATGAAGATTGGGGAGTCCGCAGATTCTTTGTCAAAGATCCGTTTGGAAAATTAATTAATATTCTTTCCCACCAATAA
- a CDS encoding transposase, protein MGTSKYSLEFKTDCVVKALQRDQSISTIAKELGLNKSLVKQWVRYYIQHGSSGLLRSNNRVYNVGFKLKVLQSISKNYLSVKQACLKFNIGAESSILNWQDAYKKSGILGLENQPGGRPKIMSNKGKKKEIR, encoded by the coding sequence ATGGGAACATCAAAATATAGTTTAGAATTTAAAACGGATTGTGTTGTTAAGGCTTTACAAAGGGATCAATCTATATCTACAATTGCTAAAGAATTAGGGCTCAATAAATCTTTGGTGAAGCAATGGGTTAGATACTATATTCAACATGGATCTAGCGGTCTTCTTCGCAGTAATAACAGAGTTTATAATGTCGGGTTTAAGCTGAAAGTTTTACAGTCCATATCAAAAAATTATCTTTCGGTTAAACAAGCATGCTTAAAGTTTAATATAGGCGCCGAGTCCAGTATTTTGAATTGGCAGGACGCTTATAAAAAAAGTGGTATTTTAGGGTTAGAAAACCAGCCGGGAGGAAGACCTAAAATAATGAGTAATAAAGGTAAAAAAAAAGAAATCAGATAA
- a CDS encoding glyoxalase superfamily protein encodes MKAKQIIPVLRIFDYQKTLEFYIGWLGFEIAWEHHFDENTPVYMEVKKDNIVLHLSEHHGDASPGSTVFIWGEEIAEYHKELIDKKYKYNRPGLEKTFYDAVSFTVNDPFGNKIIFNEEFDKEKHGSLEFYSIH; translated from the coding sequence ATGAAGGCAAAACAGATTATTCCTGTTCTCAGGATTTTCGATTATCAGAAAACCCTGGAGTTTTATATCGGCTGGCTGGGTTTTGAAATAGCCTGGGAACATCATTTTGATGAAAATACACCAGTTTATATGGAAGTAAAAAAAGATAATATCGTTCTTCATCTGAGTGAGCACCATGGAGATGCAAGCCCCGGAAGCACTGTATTTATCTGGGGAGAAGAAATTGCCGAATATCATAAAGAACTCATTGATAAAAAATATAAGTATAACCGGCCTGGCCTGGAAAAAACATTTTATGATGCTGTTTCATTCACGGTGAATGATCCTTTCGGAAATAAAATTATTTTCAATGAAGAATTTGATAAAGAAAAGCATGGTTCGCTGGAATTTTACTCGATTCATTGA
- a CDS encoding DinB family protein has protein sequence MDTPKSKKMEVIIPAYRMHSQSFMNVLDGISEEDALKRIENKTNHIIWMAGNFVNMRYALGWVLGLQTEDPYNDLFFQGKTLDENNKYPTLADLKNNFHDISPKVYQKLWEITDEELEEIFEMGMNIPFIKETKLNFTGMCIGREDYLCGQIGLMRRILDYPGMKYDVDENLKY, from the coding sequence ATGGACACACCAAAATCAAAAAAAATGGAAGTCATTATTCCGGCTTACAGAATGCATTCCCAAAGCTTTATGAACGTTTTGGACGGCATTTCGGAAGAAGACGCGTTGAAAAGAATTGAAAATAAGACCAACCATATCATATGGATGGCAGGAAACTTTGTCAACATGCGCTATGCCCTGGGCTGGGTATTGGGACTACAGACTGAGGATCCGTACAATGATCTGTTTTTCCAGGGAAAGACCCTGGATGAAAACAATAAATATCCAACTTTAGCTGATTTGAAGAACAATTTTCATGACATTTCCCCGAAAGTGTATCAGAAACTATGGGAAATAACAGATGAAGAACTGGAAGAAATCTTTGAAATGGGAATGAATATCCCTTTCATCAAAGAAACCAAACTCAACTTTACCGGAATGTGTATCGGTCGTGAAGATTATCTCTGCGGACAGATAGGACTGATGAGAAGGATCCTGGATTATCCGGGAATGAAATATGATGTGGACGAAAATCTTAAATACTGA
- a CDS encoding Crp/Fnr family transcriptional regulator: MTHKSLEICYDFPFFFQEELEEIFKAHEKTSFQKGDFILEEGKTANEYYILDSGLARSFVNDFNGNEVTTHFFVENEVIIEVLSMFQRIPSQENIVCITDCECWKLDYDTFQELFHKIPNLREWGRSWMSKELFAYKQRSVEMFTLSATKRYLNLLEQKSKVVQFAPLKQIASYLGVTDTSLSRIRKELVSHPKKN; the protein is encoded by the coding sequence ATGACCCATAAATCCTTAGAAATATGCTATGATTTTCCCTTTTTTTTTCAGGAAGAATTGGAAGAAATATTTAAGGCTCATGAAAAGACTTCATTTCAAAAAGGAGATTTTATCCTGGAAGAAGGAAAGACTGCCAATGAATATTATATTTTGGACAGCGGGTTAGCGCGTTCATTTGTTAATGATTTCAACGGAAACGAAGTGACTACTCATTTTTTTGTTGAGAATGAAGTGATTATTGAAGTGTTATCGATGTTTCAACGGATCCCGTCTCAGGAAAATATTGTTTGCATTACAGATTGTGAATGCTGGAAACTGGATTATGATACATTTCAAGAGTTGTTTCACAAAATACCCAATCTTAGAGAATGGGGAAGATCATGGATGTCTAAAGAGCTTTTTGCGTACAAACAGCGCTCTGTAGAGATGTTTACCCTTTCTGCGACCAAAAGATATCTGAATCTGCTGGAACAGAAATCAAAGGTGGTGCAGTTTGCTCCCCTGAAACAGATAGCCTCCTACCTTGGAGTAACGGATACTTCTTTAAGCCGTATCCGTAAAGAATTGGTTTCCCATCCCAAGAAAAATTAA
- a CDS encoding IS3 family transposase, protein MLEIIFGTLKSEMFYLKKFSSIQELKEEIHQYINYYNNNRIRLNLKGKSPIEYRTLYYQKII, encoded by the coding sequence TTGCTGGAGATAATCTTTGGAACATTAAAATCCGAAATGTTTTATCTGAAAAAATTCAGCTCAATACAGGAATTAAAAGAAGAAATCCATCAATATATTAACTATTATAATAATAACAGGATAAGACTTAATTTAAAAGGAAAGAGCCCGATAGAATATCGAACTCTTTATTATCAAAAGATTATTTAA
- a CDS encoding VOC family protein, protein MKVNQIYVNLPVKDVQKTKNFWTTLGFTINEQFSDDKAVCVEMKQDNIYVMFLKEDYFQTFINKPVAKSDTSQVLVAVGLNSREEVDNIVNTALKNGASQHEEPQDYGWMYQNSFWDIDGHGWNMTFADISQMPAQ, encoded by the coding sequence ATGAAAGTCAATCAAATTTATGTGAACCTTCCGGTAAAAGATGTACAGAAAACAAAAAATTTCTGGACTACGCTGGGTTTTACGATCAATGAACAGTTTTCAGATGACAAAGCGGTATGCGTTGAAATGAAACAAGACAATATCTACGTAATGTTTCTGAAAGAAGATTATTTCCAGACCTTTATCAATAAACCTGTTGCCAAAAGTGATACCTCACAGGTATTGGTCGCAGTAGGCCTGAACAGCCGTGAAGAAGTGGATAACATAGTGAATACTGCCTTGAAAAACGGAGCGTCACAACATGAGGAGCCTCAGGATTACGGATGGATGTATCAAAATTCTTTCTGGGATATAGACGGACATGGCTGGAATATGACATTTGCTGATATTTCTCAAATGCCGGCACAATAG
- a CDS encoding VOC family protein yields MKINQIYVNLPVKDVQKTRTFWTKLGFSINEQFSNDKAICVVMKEDHIYTMFLKEEFFQTFTNRPFAKGDTTQVLLAIAVNSRDEVNDMVKTAIENGGSKYSDPMDYGWMYQSSFADLNGHQWEVTYGDISQLPAE; encoded by the coding sequence ATGAAAATCAATCAGATTTATGTCAATTTACCTGTAAAAGACGTACAAAAGACAAGAACATTCTGGACGAAGCTTGGCTTTTCAATCAATGAACAGTTTTCAAATGATAAAGCAATATGTGTCGTAATGAAAGAAGATCATATTTACACGATGTTTCTGAAAGAAGAATTTTTCCAAACATTTACAAACAGGCCTTTTGCTAAAGGAGATACTACACAGGTACTTCTTGCAATTGCAGTAAATAGCCGTGATGAAGTGAATGATATGGTTAAAACAGCAATCGAAAACGGAGGCTCAAAATATAGTGACCCCATGGATTACGGATGGATGTATCAAAGTAGTTTTGCAGACCTCAATGGCCATCAGTGGGAAGTAACATATGGAGATATTTCTCAATTGCCTGCAGAATAA
- a CDS encoding VOC family protein — MAKLNPYLNFDGTAEEAFNFYKSIFGGEFVGEVHKMGNAPGTENLSEEEKNRVMHVALPIGNDLLMASDIVPGFGQTLTVGNNNYVSIFPDSREEAERLFKGLSEGGNVEMPLEDQFWGDYFGSFQDKYGVHWMVNYNDQYTK, encoded by the coding sequence ATGGCAAAATTAAATCCGTACCTAAACTTTGATGGTACAGCAGAAGAAGCGTTCAACTTTTATAAATCTATTTTTGGAGGAGAGTTTGTAGGCGAAGTACACAAAATGGGAAATGCCCCGGGAACTGAAAATCTTTCGGAAGAAGAAAAAAACAGGGTAATGCACGTTGCTTTGCCTATTGGAAACGACCTTTTAATGGCATCCGATATTGTTCCGGGATTTGGACAGACGTTAACAGTGGGAAATAATAATTATGTTTCTATTTTCCCGGATTCAAGAGAGGAAGCTGAAAGACTTTTTAAGGGACTTTCAGAAGGGGGAAATGTAGAAATGCCACTTGAAGATCAGTTTTGGGGTGATTATTTTGGAAGCTTTCAGGATAAATATGGTGTTCATTGGATGGTGAACTATAATGATCAGTATACAAAATAA